Proteins encoded in a region of the Prunus persica cultivar Lovell chromosome G4, Prunus_persica_NCBIv2, whole genome shotgun sequence genome:
- the LOC18778493 gene encoding protein CLT1, chloroplastic: protein MMSCTRRVWAGAGAPDIRIREHPRASEIPHLPRKFRWNQRPEIVLRTTPSKHLRKVVWAVEAAGPGGAWDRSDGGDGTESSKAGLCSYAVGEYRTAEQEGARSQDRRVDVAVAAAVTVVLGVGNRVLYKLALVPLKHYPFFLAQLATFGYVIVYFSVLYLRYRAGIVTDEMLSMPKAPFLAVGLLEALGAVTGMAAGAILSGASIPVLSQTFLVWQILLSIIFLGRRYKVNQLLGCCFVAIGVIITVASGSSAGHSLKEAGIFWSLLMIVSFLFQAADTVLKEVIFLDARQRLKGSSVDLFVVNSFGSAFQAIFICLLLPFLSKLWGIPFVQLPNYLKEGAACFLNMGTLSSGCDGAPLLPLLFVVVNMGFNISLLHLLKISSAVVSSLASTFSVPISVYVFTLPLPYLGVAASLPTGFVSGTIILVIGLLIYAWTPSVYPTSASPSPPNV from the exons ATGATGTCGTGTACCCGCCGGGTATGGGCCGGCGCCGGAGCTCCGGATATTAGGATCCGGGAACATCCGCGAGCGTCGGAGATCCCGCATCTCCCCCGCAAATTCCGCTGGAATCAACGGCCAGAAATCGTCCTCCGGACGACACCGTCTAAGCATTTGCGGAAGGTGGTGTGGGCGGTGGAGGCGGCGGGACCCGGAGGAGCGTGGGATCGATCGGACGGGGGAGATGGAACGGAGAGCTCGAAGGCGGGGCTGTGCTCGTACGCGGTGGGGGAGTATCGGACGGCGGAGCAGGAAGGTGCGAGGAGTCAGGATCGGAGAGTGGACGTGGCGGTTGCAGCGGCGGTTACGGTGGTTCTGGGTGTAGGCAATCGGGTGCTCTATAAGCTGGCCTTGGTTCCTCTCAAGCACTACCCTTTCTTTCTCGCTCAGCTCGCCACTTTCGG ATATGTAATTGTATATTTCTCAGTCTTGTATCTCCGGTACCGTGCTGGTATTGTCACAGATGAGATGCTTTCCATGCCAAAAGCTCCATTTCTTGCTGTTGGCCTCTTGGAAGCTCTTGGTGCTGTTACTGGAATGGCAGCTGGAG CAATTCTTTCTGGAGCATCAATTCCAGTTTTGTCTCAG ACGTTTCTTGTTTGGCAAATTCTCCTGTCAATTATTTTCCTTGGAAGGAGATATAAGGTCAATCAACTTTTGGGGTGCTGTTTTGTAGCCATTGGTGTAATCATAACTGTAGCGAG TGGATCTAGTGCTGGACATTCATTAAAAGAAGCTGGTATTTTTTGGAGTCTTCTCATGATAGTTTCATTTTTGTTCCAAGCAGCTGATACAGTGCTGAAG GAAGTAATTTTTCTGGATGCTCGTCAGCGATTAAAG GGAAGTTCGGTGGACCTATTTGTTGTAAATTCCTTTGGGTCTGCTTTTCAA GCAATATTTATATGCCTTCTCTTACCTTTTTTGTCCAAATTATGGGGTATTCCATTTGTTCAATTGCCAAACTATCTCAAAGAAGGTGCAGCTTGCTTTCTAAATATGGGTACCTTATCAAGTG GATGTGATGGTGCCCCCTTACTTCCTTTGCTGTTTGTTGTTGTCAACATGGGTTTTAACATATCATTGCTGCATCTTCTCAAGATATCTTCTGCAGTGGTATCTTCCCTCGCATCAACATTTTCAG TGCCAATATCTGTATACGTCTTCACATTGCCGCTACCGTACCTAGGTGTTGCAGCCTCGTTGCCGACAGGCTTTGTTTCTGGAACCATTATTCTTGTAATTGGCTTGCTCATCTATGCCTGGACACCTTCAGTCTATCCAACTAGTGCCTCCCCATCTCCTCCTAATGTATGA